From Sphingomonas hengshuiensis, one genomic window encodes:
- the pnp gene encoding polyribonucleotide nucleotidyltransferase, translated as MFDIKKVEIEWGGKTLTLETGRVARQADGAILATLGETVVLCAVTAARSVKEGQDFFPLTVHYQEKYSAAGRIPGGFFKRERGATEKETLTSRLIDRPIRPLFPEGFYNEINVIAQVLSYDGENEPDVLAMVAASAALTISGVPFMGPIGAARVGYVDGEYILNPTLDQVKEGDLDLVVAATGDAVMMVESEAKELSEEVMLGAVQFAHNACRQAVNAIIDLAEKAAKDPWEMAEQADLSAAKDKLKKLIGKDIAAAYKVTDKSKRSGLLNEARAKGKAAFADAAPQDQMAAGKLMKKLEAEIVRGAILKDGKRIDGRTTTQIRPIEAMVHFLPRAHGSALFTRGETQSICTTTLGTRDAEQMIDGLNGLNYEHFMLHYNFPPYSVGEVGRFGAPGRREVGHGKLAWRALHPVLPTKEEFPYTIRVLSDITESNGSSSMATVCGGSLSMMDAGVPLKRPVSGIAMGLILEGKNFAVLSDILGDEDHLGDMDFKVAGTSEGITTMQMDIKIAGITEEIMRVALSQAKEGRAHILGEMSKALGETRGELSAHAPRIESFTIDKSKIREVIGTGGKVIREIVATTGAKVDIDDEGVIKVSSSDPAQIEAAIAWIKGLVEEAEVGKVYNGKVVNLVDFGAFVNFMGGKDGLVHVSEIKNERVDKVSDVLSEGQEVKVKVLEIDPRGKVRLSMRVVDQETGEELADTRPAREPREGGDRGPRSDRGDRPDRGGDRRREGGRGGERGPRREGGGDRGPRPEGRGPRRESSEGGKGEDGGDIGLPAFLTGDRD; from the coding sequence ATGTTCGACATCAAGAAAGTGGAAATCGAGTGGGGCGGCAAGACGCTGACGCTCGAAACGGGCCGTGTTGCCCGCCAGGCCGACGGCGCGATCCTCGCGACGTTGGGGGAAACCGTCGTGCTCTGCGCCGTCACGGCGGCACGCTCGGTCAAGGAAGGGCAGGATTTCTTTCCGCTCACCGTCCATTACCAGGAGAAATATTCGGCCGCGGGACGCATCCCCGGCGGCTTCTTCAAGCGCGAGCGCGGGGCGACCGAAAAGGAAACGCTGACCAGCCGCCTGATCGACCGTCCGATCCGCCCGCTGTTCCCGGAAGGTTTCTACAACGAAATCAACGTGATCGCCCAGGTGCTCAGCTATGATGGCGAGAATGAGCCCGACGTGCTGGCGATGGTCGCCGCGTCTGCCGCGCTCACCATCTCGGGCGTGCCGTTCATGGGCCCGATCGGCGCCGCGCGCGTCGGCTATGTCGATGGCGAGTACATCCTGAACCCGACGCTGGATCAGGTGAAGGAAGGCGATCTCGACCTCGTCGTCGCGGCCACTGGCGATGCCGTGATGATGGTCGAATCCGAAGCCAAGGAGCTTTCGGAGGAAGTCATGCTCGGCGCGGTCCAGTTCGCGCACAATGCGTGCCGCCAGGCCGTGAACGCGATCATCGACCTCGCCGAAAAGGCTGCCAAGGACCCCTGGGAAATGGCCGAGCAGGCCGATTTGTCGGCGGCCAAGGACAAGCTGAAGAAGCTGATCGGCAAGGACATTGCCGCCGCCTATAAGGTGACCGACAAGTCCAAGCGTTCGGGCCTGCTCAACGAAGCCCGCGCCAAGGGCAAGGCTGCGTTCGCCGATGCCGCGCCGCAGGACCAGATGGCCGCCGGCAAGCTGATGAAGAAGCTGGAGGCGGAAATCGTCCGCGGTGCCATCCTCAAGGACGGCAAGCGCATCGACGGCCGCACCACCACCCAGATCCGCCCGATCGAGGCGATGGTGCACTTCCTGCCCCGCGCACACGGCTCGGCGCTGTTCACGCGCGGCGAGACTCAGTCGATCTGCACCACCACGCTCGGCACCCGCGACGCCGAGCAGATGATCGACGGTCTGAACGGGCTCAATTACGAGCATTTCATGCTGCACTATAACTTCCCGCCCTATTCGGTCGGCGAAGTCGGCCGCTTCGGTGCGCCGGGCCGTCGCGAAGTCGGCCATGGCAAGCTGGCATGGCGCGCGCTGCACCCCGTGCTGCCGACCAAGGAAGAATTCCCGTACACGATCCGCGTCCTGTCGGACATCACCGAGAGCAACGGCTCGTCGTCGATGGCGACGGTGTGCGGCGGTTCGCTGTCGATGATGGATGCCGGCGTGCCGCTGAAGCGCCCGGTTTCGGGCATCGCGATGGGCCTGATCCTGGAGGGCAAGAACTTCGCCGTCCTCAGCGATATCCTCGGTGACGAGGATCATCTCGGCGACATGGACTTCAAGGTTGCGGGCACGTCCGAAGGCATCACCACGATGCAGATGGACATCAAGATCGCCGGCATCACCGAAGAGATCATGCGCGTCGCGCTGAGCCAGGCCAAGGAAGGCCGCGCGCACATCCTGGGCGAAATGTCCAAGGCGCTGGGCGAGACCCGCGGCGAACTGTCGGCGCACGCGCCGCGGATCGAGAGCTTCACGATCGACAAGTCGAAGATTCGGGAAGTCATCGGCACCGGCGGCAAGGTGATCCGCGAGATCGTCGCGACGACCGGCGCCAAGGTCGATATCGACGACGAGGGCGTGATCAAGGTCAGCTCGTCCGACCCGGCGCAGATCGAGGCGGCGATCGCCTGGATCAAGGGCCTCGTCGAGGAAGCCGAAGTCGGCAAGGTCTATAACGGCAAGGTCGTCAACCTCGTCGATTTCGGTGCGTTCGTGAACTTCATGGGCGGCAAGGACGGTCTCGTCCACGTCTCCGAGATCAAGAACGAGCGCGTAGACAAGGTCTCCGACGTCCTGAGCGAAGGCCAGGAAGTCAAGGTCAAGGTCCTCGAGATCGATCCGCGCGGCAAGGTTCGCCTGTCGATGCGCGTCGTCGATCAGGAAACCGGCGAAGAACTGGCCGATACCCGCCCGGCACGCGAGCCGCGTGAAGGCGGCGACCGTGGTCCGCGCAGCGATCGTGGCGACCGCCCCGATCGCGGCGGTGACCGTCGCCGCGAAGGCGGCCGTGGCGGCGAGCGTGGTCCGCGTCGCGAAGGCGGCGGCGACCGCGGCCCGCGTCCCGAGGGTCGTGGCCCGCGCCGCGAATCTTCGGAAGGCGGCAAGGGCGAGGACGGTGGCGACATCGGCCTGCCCGCGTTCCTGACCGGCGATCGCGACTGA
- the rpsO gene encoding 30S ribosomal protein S15: MTISQERKDALVKEHGRADGDTGSPEVQVAILTERIVNLTEHFKIHGKDNHSRRGLLLMVNKRRTLLDYLKKKDAGRYGDLIAKLGLRK; the protein is encoded by the coding sequence ATGACGATTTCGCAGGAGCGCAAGGACGCGCTCGTCAAGGAACATGGCCGCGCCGATGGCGACACCGGCAGCCCCGAAGTCCAGGTTGCGATCCTCACCGAGCGCATCGTCAACCTGACCGAGCACTTCAAGATCCACGGCAAGGACAATCATTCGCGCCGCGGTCTGCTGCTGATGGTCAATAAGCGGCGCACGCTGCTCGATTATCTGAAGAAGAAGGACGCCGGCCGGTACGGCGACCTGATCGCGAAGCTCGGGCTTCGCAAGTAA
- the truB gene encoding tRNA pseudouridine(55) synthase TruB produces MHGWILLDKPLGLGSTQGVSAVKRALREGGYGKFKVGHGGTLDPLATGVLPIAVGEATKLAGRMLDSDKVYEFTIGFGVQTDTLDLEGTVIAESEVRPALAEIEAMLPRFTGPIAQVPPAYSALKVDGARAYDLARAGEQVVLPSRDVTIHSLTQSSPARGRWHAKRDGGGGSDSITDGSPPPPTAFGGHLPLAGEDRVSVPLSEITLTAHVSKGTYIRSLARDIALALGTVGHVTMLRRTKAGPFTLDSAISLDKLHEAGKARTLEDILLPLRAGLDDIPALSLTPDQAGLLRRGQVLAGIAAEAGHYFACAGETPVALVEAQDGIVRVVRGFNL; encoded by the coding sequence ATGCACGGCTGGATCCTTCTCGACAAGCCGCTCGGGCTCGGCTCGACCCAGGGCGTGAGCGCGGTCAAGCGTGCGCTGCGCGAAGGCGGCTATGGCAAGTTCAAGGTCGGCCATGGCGGGACGCTCGATCCGCTGGCGACGGGCGTGCTGCCGATCGCGGTGGGCGAGGCGACCAAGCTGGCGGGGCGGATGCTCGACAGCGACAAGGTGTATGAGTTTACGATCGGGTTCGGGGTGCAGACCGATACGCTCGACCTGGAGGGCACGGTCATCGCCGAGTCCGAGGTGCGCCCGGCACTGGCGGAGATAGAAGCGATGCTGCCGCGCTTCACCGGTCCGATCGCACAGGTGCCCCCGGCCTATTCGGCGCTGAAGGTCGATGGCGCGCGCGCCTATGACCTCGCCCGCGCGGGCGAACAGGTGGTGTTGCCGAGCCGGGATGTGACGATCCATTCGCTGACGCAATCCTCCCCCGCCAGGGGGAGGTGGCACGCGAAGCGTGACGGAGGGGGAGGAAGCGACTCAATAACCGACGGGAGTCCTCCCCCTCCGACCGCCTTTGGCGGCCACCTCCCCCTGGCGGGGGAGGATCGCGTCAGCGTGCCCCTCTCGGAAATCACCCTCACCGCGCATGTCTCCAAGGGCACGTACATCCGCAGCCTCGCGCGCGATATCGCGCTGGCGCTCGGCACGGTCGGCCATGTCACCATGCTCCGCCGGACCAAGGCGGGGCCGTTCACGCTCGACTCCGCGATTTCGCTGGACAAATTGCACGAAGCGGGTAAGGCCCGCACGCTTGAAGACATACTCCTGCCGTTGAGGGCGGGGCTGGACGACATCCCGGCTCTATCCCTCACCCCCGACCAGGCAGGGCTGCTCCGCAGGGGGCAGGTCTTGGCCGGGATTGCTGCGGAAGCGGGCCACTATTTTGCGTGCGCGGGGGAGACTCCGGTCGCGCTGGTGGAGGCTCAGGACGGGATCGTCCGGGTCGTCCGCGGCTTCAATCTGTAA
- a CDS encoding thymidine kinase — translation MAKLYFYYASMNAGKSTTLLQADFNYRERGMRTLLFTAGVHDRGGRGVIDSRLGIQASATPFDAETDLRVATEAAHFAAPLACVLVDEAQFLAPAQVRQLAHIADEVGIPVLCYGLRTDFQGKLFPGSAELLAIADSLIEIKSVCECGRKATMNLRVDAAGNAVRKGAQKEIGGNERYVALCRRHFMQRTGGIA, via the coding sequence ATGGCCAAGCTCTATTTCTACTACGCCTCGATGAATGCCGGCAAATCGACGACGCTGCTCCAGGCCGATTTCAATTATCGCGAGCGGGGCATGCGCACCTTGCTGTTCACTGCCGGGGTGCATGATCGCGGCGGCAGGGGCGTCATCGATTCGCGGCTGGGGATTCAGGCGAGCGCGACTCCGTTCGATGCCGAAACCGACCTGCGCGTCGCGACCGAAGCGGCGCATTTTGCCGCGCCGCTGGCATGCGTGCTGGTCGACGAGGCGCAGTTCCTGGCGCCGGCGCAGGTCCGCCAGCTTGCGCATATCGCTGACGAAGTGGGCATCCCGGTGCTGTGCTACGGGCTGCGGACCGATTTCCAGGGCAAGCTTTTCCCCGGATCAGCCGAACTGCTGGCGATCGCCGATTCGCTGATCGAGATAAAGTCGGTGTGCGAATGCGGGCGCAAGGCGACGATGAACCTGCGGGTCGATGCGGCGGGTAACGCCGTGCGAAAGGGCGCGCAGAAGGAGATTGGCGGCAACGAACGCTATGTCGCCTTGTGCCGCCGCCATTTCATGCAGCGCACCGGCGGGATCGCCTAG
- the rbfA gene encoding 30S ribosome-binding factor RbfA, whose protein sequence is MRQTETTETRSVRLLKVGEQMRHVLSEVLQRGDVHDETLARHLVSVTEVRMSPDLRHATVFVKPLLGKDEAAVLKALRTNTAYLQREVAARVKMKYAAKLKFLADESFDEGSHIDKLLRDPKVAQDLRDGE, encoded by the coding sequence ATGCGTCAAACCGAAACCACCGAAACACGCTCCGTCCGCCTGCTGAAAGTGGGCGAGCAGATGCGCCACGTGCTGAGCGAAGTGCTCCAGCGCGGCGACGTCCATGACGAGACGCTGGCGCGGCATCTGGTGTCGGTCACCGAAGTCCGTATGTCGCCCGATCTGCGCCACGCCACGGTGTTCGTGAAGCCGCTGCTCGGCAAGGACGAGGCCGCGGTGCTCAAGGCGCTGCGCACCAACACCGCCTATCTCCAGCGCGAAGTCGCCGCGCGGGTGAAGATGAAATATGCCGCCAAGCTCAAATTCCTGGCGGATGAGAGCTTCGACGAAGGCAGCCATATCGACAAGCTGCTCCGCGATCCGAAGGTGGCACAGGATTTGAGGGACGGAGAATAG
- the infB gene encoding translation initiation factor IF-2, whose amino-acid sequence MSDTDNDKPKLGMRAPLGLKRTVETGKVKQSFSHGRSNTVVVEVKRRRVLGPQGAGHEEASAPQAAEPVQAAPAAPAPRPAAPAPRPPMENLSPQERQAKLLREADEQRMQALEEARRREERLRQEAIEEERRRVEERARAEAEAARVPEPAPAPAPEPVVAPVPTPAPAPAAAAPAPEPAAKPVAPAPVAAAAPPAAPAPAPAAAAAPVAKPAPAAPAPRAPAPPAPSLLSLDANRPAPRRFTPVQRPEIPKPAPKPEPAPVEREAATAATPAPSATAQPQSARPQPAGVAPKRPEPPARPGRGGRPGDDRRQSGKLTVTRALGDNDGARARSLAALKRAREKEHRRMGGPREPQAKQVRDVVVPEAITVQELANRMAEKGADLVKALFKMGMPVTINATIDQDTAELLVTEFGHNIERVSDSDVDLAIDTGGDSEEALQPRPPVVTIMGHVDHGKTSLLDALRGTDVVRGEAGGITQHIGAYQVTLKDKSKITFLDTPGHEAFTEMRARGANVTDIVVLVVAADDGLMPQTIEAIHHTRAAGVPMIVAINKIDKHEANAQKVRERLLEHDVQVEEMGGETQDVEVSALKKIGLDALIEKIQLQAELLDLKANPDRAAEGSVIEAKLDKGRGPVATVLVSRGTLRVGDVFVVGAESGKVRALIDDKGRQIKEAGPSMPVEVLGLSGVPMSGDPLQVVENEARAREVAEYRQGVALQKRTTNAPASLESMFSALKEKQAIEYPLVVKADTQGSVEAIVGSLNKISTDDIKVRILHAGVGGITESDVTLAGASGAPIIGFNVRPNAKAREIADRQKVALKYYDVIYDLTDEIRAGMAGTLGPEAFETVVGRAEIREVFSAGKHGKAAGLLVVEGVIRKALKARITRDDVIIYQGEIASLRRFKDDVPEVRAGLECGVTFTQNFTDIKSGDFLETYEVELRERTL is encoded by the coding sequence CGCCGCAGGAGCGCCAGGCCAAGCTGCTGCGCGAAGCCGATGAACAGCGCATGCAGGCGCTCGAAGAGGCACGCCGCCGCGAGGAGCGCCTGCGCCAGGAAGCGATCGAGGAAGAGCGTCGGCGGGTAGAAGAGCGCGCCCGCGCCGAGGCCGAGGCCGCGCGTGTTCCGGAGCCGGCGCCCGCGCCTGCGCCCGAGCCGGTTGTGGCCCCTGTCCCGACTCCAGCCCCTGCGCCCGCCGCGGCTGCCCCGGCACCCGAGCCCGCGGCAAAGCCCGTTGCGCCTGCGCCGGTCGCTGCCGCCGCTCCGCCGGCTGCTCCGGCTCCGGCTCCGGCTGCCGCCGCTGCGCCTGTCGCCAAGCCCGCGCCCGCCGCTCCGGCGCCGCGTGCGCCTGCGCCCCCCGCGCCGTCGCTGCTGTCGCTCGACGCCAATCGTCCCGCGCCGCGCCGCTTCACCCCGGTCCAGCGTCCCGAAATCCCCAAGCCCGCGCCCAAGCCCGAGCCGGCCCCGGTCGAACGCGAAGCCGCGACGGCTGCCACGCCGGCGCCTTCGGCAACCGCGCAGCCGCAATCGGCGCGTCCGCAGCCTGCGGGCGTCGCGCCCAAGCGGCCCGAGCCGCCTGCGCGTCCCGGTCGCGGTGGCCGTCCCGGCGACGATCGCCGCCAGTCGGGCAAGCTCACCGTCACGCGTGCGCTGGGCGACAATGACGGCGCCCGCGCCCGCAGCCTCGCCGCGCTGAAGCGTGCGCGCGAGAAGGAACATCGCCGCATGGGCGGCCCGCGCGAGCCGCAGGCCAAGCAGGTCCGCGACGTCGTGGTGCCCGAGGCGATCACCGTGCAGGAACTCGCCAACCGCATGGCCGAAAAGGGCGCGGACCTAGTCAAGGCGCTGTTCAAGATGGGCATGCCCGTCACGATCAACGCGACGATTGACCAGGACACCGCCGAGCTGCTGGTCACCGAATTCGGCCACAACATCGAACGTGTGAGCGATTCGGACGTCGATCTCGCGATCGATACCGGCGGCGATTCGGAGGAAGCGCTCCAGCCGCGTCCGCCCGTCGTCACGATCATGGGCCATGTCGATCACGGCAAGACCTCGCTGCTCGACGCGCTGCGCGGCACCGATGTCGTGCGCGGCGAAGCGGGCGGGATCACCCAGCATATCGGCGCCTATCAGGTCACGCTGAAGGACAAGTCGAAGATCACCTTCCTCGACACGCCGGGCCACGAAGCCTTCACCGAAATGCGGGCGCGCGGTGCCAATGTCACCGATATCGTCGTGCTGGTGGTGGCCGCCGATGACGGGCTGATGCCGCAGACGATCGAGGCGATCCACCACACCCGCGCCGCGGGCGTGCCGATGATCGTCGCGATCAACAAGATCGACAAGCACGAAGCCAATGCCCAGAAGGTGCGCGAGCGTCTGCTCGAACATGACGTGCAGGTCGAGGAAATGGGCGGCGAGACGCAGGACGTCGAAGTCTCCGCGCTCAAGAAGATCGGGCTCGACGCGCTGATCGAGAAGATCCAGCTCCAGGCCGAACTGCTCGACCTCAAGGCCAATCCCGATCGCGCCGCCGAAGGCAGCGTGATCGAGGCGAAGCTCGACAAGGGTCGCGGCCCGGTCGCGACGGTGCTCGTCAGCCGCGGCACGCTGCGGGTCGGCGACGTGTTCGTCGTCGGGGCCGAGAGCGGCAAGGTCCGCGCACTGATCGACGACAAGGGTCGCCAGATCAAGGAAGCGGGTCCGTCGATGCCGGTCGAAGTGCTCGGCCTGTCGGGCGTGCCGATGTCGGGCGATCCGTTGCAGGTCGTCGAGAACGAAGCGCGCGCCCGCGAAGTCGCCGAATATCGCCAGGGCGTCGCACTGCAAAAGCGCACGACCAACGCGCCGGCCAGCCTGGAGAGCATGTTCTCCGCGCTCAAGGAGAAGCAGGCGATCGAATATCCGCTGGTGGTCAAGGCCGATACGCAAGGGTCGGTCGAGGCGATCGTGGGTTCGCTCAACAAGATCTCCACCGACGACATCAAGGTGCGCATCCTGCACGCCGGCGTCGGCGGCATCACCGAGAGCGACGTCACGCTGGCGGGTGCCAGCGGCGCGCCGATCATCGGCTTCAATGTCCGTCCGAATGCGAAGGCGCGGGAAATCGCCGATCGCCAGAAGGTCGCGCTCAAATATTATGACGTGATCTACGACCTGACCGACGAGATCCGCGCCGGCATGGCCGGGACGCTCGGGCCGGAAGCGTTCGAAACCGTGGTGGGCCGCGCCGAAATCCGCGAGGTCTTCTCGGCGGGCAAGCATGGCAAGGCGGCGGGTCTGCTCGTGGTCGAAGGCGTCATCCGCAAGGCGCTCAAGGCGCGCATCACGCGCGACGACGTCATCATCTACCAGGGCGAGATCGCCTCGCTCCGCCGCTTCAAGGACGACGTCCCCGAAGTGCGCGCGGGCCTGGAATGCGGCGTGACGTTCACCCAGAATTTCACCGACATCAAGTCGGGCGATTTCCTGGAAACCTACGAAGTCGAGCTGCGCGAACGGACGCTGTAA